A genome region from Geminicoccus roseus DSM 18922 includes the following:
- a CDS encoding class II aldolase/adducin family protein, with amino-acid sequence MNTDLEALRAFSARIGADPAVVQAAGGNTSVKVDDTLWVKASGLQLKDALAENVFVPLRLSGVRARIEAGEDEPAKPEVLEGTLRPSIETSLHALLPHKFVSHTHSVAGIAFAAAKDGEARIAARLDGLAWRWIPYVMPGVPLTRAVAAAMAERPADVLVLKNHGVVYGADSIEELEELHRELEARISLPVAASGTPDEVALQRILSASPGWRLPVHAKTHEVALDPRRMKLATGGVGWPDHAIFLADRIGAYPAGTTAIPADEPAKLVLVEKAGALVKADLGAAGDELALCLALVLERFPADAEMVYLPEAEVAALMGWEAEAYRQKLAKERTAGG; translated from the coding sequence GTGAACACGGATCTGGAAGCACTGCGCGCGTTCTCGGCCAGGATCGGCGCCGATCCGGCCGTGGTCCAGGCAGCGGGCGGCAACACCTCGGTGAAGGTCGACGACACGCTCTGGGTAAAGGCGTCCGGGCTGCAGCTGAAGGACGCGCTGGCGGAGAACGTGTTCGTGCCGCTGCGCCTGTCCGGCGTGCGCGCCCGGATCGAGGCCGGCGAGGACGAGCCGGCCAAGCCCGAGGTGCTGGAAGGCACGTTGCGCCCCTCGATCGAGACCAGCCTGCACGCGCTCCTGCCGCACAAGTTCGTCAGCCACACCCATTCGGTGGCGGGCATCGCGTTCGCCGCCGCCAAGGACGGCGAGGCGCGGATCGCCGCCCGGCTGGACGGGCTGGCCTGGCGTTGGATCCCCTACGTGATGCCGGGCGTGCCGCTGACCCGGGCGGTCGCCGCCGCCATGGCCGAGCGCCCGGCCGACGTCCTGGTCCTGAAGAACCATGGCGTGGTCTACGGCGCGGACAGCATCGAGGAGCTGGAGGAGCTGCACCGCGAGCTGGAGGCCCGCATCTCCCTGCCGGTGGCGGCGTCCGGCACCCCGGACGAGGTCGCCCTCCAGCGCATCCTGTCCGCCTCGCCCGGCTGGCGCCTGCCGGTCCATGCCAAGACCCACGAGGTCGCCCTGGACCCGCGCCGGATGAAGCTGGCCACCGGCGGGGTGGGCTGGCCGGACCATGCGATCTTCCTGGCCGACCGGATCGGCGCCTACCCGGCCGGCACCACCGCGATCCCGGCGGACGAGCCGGCCAAGCTGGTCCTGGTCGAGAAGGCCGGCGCCCTGGTGAAGGCCGATCTGGGTGCCGCCGGCGACGAGCTGGCCCTGTGCCTGGCCCTGGTCCTGGAGCGCTTCCCGGCCGATGCCGAGATGGTCTACCTGCCCGAGGCGGAGGTCGCGGCCCTGATGGGCTGGGAGGCCGAGGCCTATCGGCAGAAGCTGGCGAAGGAGCGCACCGCCGGCGGCTGA
- a CDS encoding SAM hydrolase/SAM-dependent halogenase family protein: MNGRILGIVLLAAVLAAFRGPAGPAQAAEPAGMIVYQTDFGTADSAVAEMKGVAKQVDRDLELFDNTHEIPAFDIWTAAFHLAHLVPYWPPGTVFVSVVDPGVGTERGVVAAELASGHFYVGPDNGTLTLVAEQIGVAALRSIDAATNRLPGSERSNTFHGRDIFSYNAARLASGQVAFADLGPLLEGGVVEIPYQHAELAGDELRGIIPMLDVNYGNVWTNIGSALFDRLGVAKGDNVRVRISKDGTPVHDGVVPFVDTFGDVPKGQPLLYLNSVDEMALAINYGSFAETHGIGSGPDWTITLSRP, from the coding sequence ATGAACGGTCGCATCCTCGGCATTGTCCTGCTCGCGGCTGTGCTCGCGGCATTTCGGGGGCCGGCCGGTCCCGCCCAGGCGGCCGAACCGGCCGGGATGATCGTCTACCAGACCGATTTCGGCACCGCCGACAGCGCGGTCGCGGAGATGAAGGGGGTCGCCAAGCAGGTCGACCGCGATCTCGAGCTGTTCGACAACACCCACGAGATCCCCGCCTTCGACATCTGGACCGCCGCGTTCCACCTGGCCCACCTGGTGCCCTATTGGCCGCCCGGCACCGTGTTCGTCTCGGTGGTCGACCCGGGCGTGGGCACCGAGCGCGGCGTGGTCGCGGCGGAGCTGGCCTCCGGGCATTTCTATGTGGGGCCGGACAACGGCACCCTGACCCTAGTGGCCGAGCAGATCGGCGTGGCCGCCCTGCGCAGCATCGACGCCGCCACCAACCGGCTGCCGGGCTCGGAGCGATCCAACACCTTCCACGGCCGGGACATCTTCTCCTACAACGCCGCCCGGCTGGCCTCGGGCCAGGTCGCGTTCGCGGATCTCGGGCCGCTCTTGGAGGGCGGGGTCGTGGAGATCCCCTACCAGCACGCCGAGCTGGCCGGGGACGAGCTGCGCGGCATCATCCCGATGCTCGACGTCAACTACGGCAATGTCTGGACCAATATCGGCAGCGCCCTGTTCGACCGGCTGGGGGTGGCCAAGGGAGACAACGTGCGGGTGCGGATCAGCAAGGACGGCACGCCGGTCCATGACGGCGTGGTTCCCTTCGTGGACACGTTCGGCGACGTGCCGAAGGGCCAGCCGCTGCTCTACCTGAACTCGGTGGACGAGATGGCGCTGGCGATCAACTACGGCAGCTTCGCGGAAACCCACGGCATCGGGTCCGGTCCGGACTGGACGATCACCCTGTCGCGCCCCTGA
- the phnD gene encoding phosphate/phosphite/phosphonate ABC transporter substrate-binding protein: MLDRLKDVVAQGVAAVALLALASTGAQALDPRYSDADGDLVADTPSEPGEQIDPGTLIFAYTPVEDPAVYAQVWQGFLDHMSEVTGKDVQFFPVQSNAAQIEAMRAGRLHVAGFNTGSNPLAVNCGGFVPFAMMASNDGAYGYEMEIITYPDSGVEKVEDIKGKKMAFTSETSNSGFKAPSAILKDKFGLESGTDYEPVFSGKHDNSILGVANKDYPAAAIANSVKERMIARDVISEEDVKVIYTSDTFPTTGYGYVYNLKPELAEKIKEAFFTFDWKDSALLEEFSTSEPPSEKFIPITYQENWAVIRDIDQAMGVSYACN; this comes from the coding sequence ATGCTGGACAGGCTGAAGGACGTGGTCGCGCAAGGGGTTGCCGCCGTGGCGCTGCTGGCGCTGGCGAGCACCGGGGCGCAGGCGCTCGACCCGCGCTACAGCGACGCCGATGGCGACCTGGTCGCCGACACGCCGAGCGAGCCCGGCGAGCAGATCGATCCCGGCACGCTGATCTTCGCCTACACCCCGGTGGAGGACCCGGCGGTCTACGCCCAGGTCTGGCAGGGCTTCCTCGACCACATGTCGGAAGTCACCGGCAAGGACGTCCAGTTCTTCCCGGTCCAGTCCAATGCCGCCCAGATCGAGGCGATGCGCGCCGGCCGGCTGCATGTGGCGGGCTTCAACACCGGGTCGAACCCGCTGGCGGTCAATTGCGGCGGGTTCGTGCCGTTCGCGATGATGGCCTCCAACGACGGCGCCTACGGCTACGAGATGGAGATCATCACCTATCCGGATTCCGGGGTGGAGAAGGTCGAGGACATCAAGGGCAAGAAGATGGCCTTCACCTCGGAGACCTCCAACTCCGGCTTCAAGGCGCCCTCGGCGATCCTGAAGGACAAGTTCGGCCTGGAGAGCGGCACCGACTACGAGCCGGTGTTCTCGGGCAAGCACGACAACTCGATCCTGGGCGTGGCCAACAAGGACTATCCGGCAGCGGCGATCGCCAACTCGGTCAAGGAGCGCATGATCGCCCGCGACGTGATCTCCGAGGAGGACGTCAAGGTGATCTACACCTCCGACACCTTCCCCACCACCGGCTACGGGTATGTCTACAACCTGAAGCCGGAGCTGGCCGAGAAGATCAAGGAAGCCTTCTTCACATTCGACTGGAAGGACAGCGCGCTCCTGGAGGAGTTCTCCACCTCCGAGCCGCCGTCGGAGAAGTTCATCCCGATCACCTACCAGGAGAACTGGGCGGTGATCCGGGACATCGACCAGGCCATGGGCGTTTCCTACGCCTGCAACTGA
- a CDS encoding ABC transporter ATP-binding protein/permease, whose protein sequence is MIGTAERKRKRAGRGQDLTNKIAETKSFLGKVWVLAKPYFLKSEERGLALTLIGVILAMNFFLVWMSKNLNTWNRDFFTAMQEKDATTFWNLLWSVESFESLFFSFTGLVIVYIVIAVYRLWLTQFLTIRWRRWLTDVYYGDWLRDRTYYRMELSHTGTDNPEQRIEQDVNSFTSRTLSIVLGLISEVATLVTFTVVLWNLSGSITLPVLGGIEVPAYMFWTAILYAILGSYLTYLVGRRLVQVNFALERYNADFRYRMIRTRENAESIALYGGEPQERSKLREAFGRIYETWWQYMTLYKRLTWLTVFYAQVASIFPLVMQAPRYFSGEIAFGVLTQTAGAFAQVQGSLSWFVDNFDVLADWKAVVDRLTGFGETMEEARAQQKDGGLVVQPHDGRDLRIDGVEVRLPNGAPLLHGVDLTIPPGSRLVLQGPSGSGKTTLFRVLAGLWPFGSGQIRTPGGAEVLFVPQKPYMPVGSLREALLYPRTTELGDDEALREALTLCRLEHLTTRLDESANWSMSLSPGEQQRLAFARALLLAPDWLFLDEATSALDPATEERMYRTVIERLPHASIISIAHRPSVTGFHRGRLVIDKEAGTVAEKPLDPSEGGTT, encoded by the coding sequence TTGATCGGCACGGCCGAACGCAAGCGCAAACGGGCCGGCCGCGGCCAGGACCTGACCAACAAGATCGCCGAGACCAAGTCCTTCCTCGGCAAGGTATGGGTGCTGGCGAAACCCTACTTCCTGAAGTCCGAGGAACGTGGCCTGGCGCTGACTCTGATCGGCGTCATCCTCGCGATGAACTTCTTCCTGGTGTGGATGAGCAAGAACCTCAACACCTGGAACCGCGACTTCTTCACCGCCATGCAGGAGAAGGACGCGACGACCTTCTGGAACCTGCTCTGGTCGGTCGAGAGCTTCGAATCCCTGTTCTTCTCGTTCACCGGCCTGGTGATCGTCTACATCGTCATCGCGGTGTACCGCCTCTGGCTCACCCAGTTCCTCACCATCCGCTGGCGGCGCTGGCTCACCGACGTCTACTACGGCGACTGGCTGCGCGACCGCACCTACTACCGGATGGAGCTGAGCCATACCGGCACCGACAATCCGGAACAGCGCATCGAGCAGGACGTGAACTCGTTCACCAGCCGCACCCTGTCGATCGTGCTGGGCCTGATTTCCGAGGTGGCGACCCTGGTCACCTTCACGGTGGTGCTGTGGAACCTGTCCGGCTCGATCACCCTGCCGGTCCTGGGCGGCATCGAGGTTCCCGCCTACATGTTCTGGACGGCGATCCTCTACGCCATCCTGGGCTCCTACCTGACCTATCTGGTCGGCCGAAGGCTGGTCCAGGTCAACTTCGCCCTGGAACGCTACAACGCCGACTTTCGCTACCGGATGATCCGCACCCGCGAGAACGCCGAGAGCATCGCCCTTTATGGCGGCGAGCCGCAGGAGCGCTCCAAGCTGCGCGAGGCGTTCGGGCGGATCTACGAGACCTGGTGGCAGTACATGACCCTGTACAAGCGCCTGACCTGGCTGACCGTGTTCTACGCCCAGGTCGCCAGCATCTTCCCGCTGGTCATGCAGGCGCCGCGCTACTTCAGCGGCGAGATCGCGTTCGGCGTGCTCACCCAGACCGCCGGCGCCTTCGCCCAGGTCCAGGGCAGCCTGTCCTGGTTCGTCGACAATTTCGACGTCCTGGCCGACTGGAAGGCGGTGGTCGACCGGCTCACCGGCTTTGGCGAGACCATGGAGGAGGCGCGTGCGCAGCAGAAGGATGGCGGGCTGGTCGTGCAGCCGCATGACGGCAGGGATCTGCGGATCGACGGGGTCGAGGTCCGCCTGCCCAATGGCGCACCCTTGCTGCACGGCGTCGACCTGACCATCCCGCCGGGCTCCCGCCTGGTCCTGCAGGGCCCCTCGGGCAGCGGCAAGACCACCCTGTTCCGGGTGCTGGCCGGACTCTGGCCGTTCGGCAGCGGGCAGATCCGCACGCCCGGCGGGGCCGAGGTCCTGTTCGTGCCGCAAAAGCCCTACATGCCGGTGGGCTCGCTGCGCGAGGCGCTGCTCTATCCCAGGACCACCGAGCTCGGCGACGACGAGGCCCTGCGCGAGGCGCTGACCCTGTGCCGGCTGGAGCACCTGACCACCAGGCTGGACGAATCGGCCAACTGGTCGATGAGCCTGTCGCCCGGCGAGCAGCAGCGCCTGGCCTTCGCCCGCGCCCTCCTGCTCGCACCCGACTGGCTGTTCCTGGACGAGGCGACCTCGGCGCTGGATCCTGCCACCGAGGAGCGGATGTACCGCACGGTCATCGAGCGGCTGCCGCACGCCTCGATCATCTCGATCGCCCACCGTCCGTCCGTGACCGGCTTCCACCGGGGCCGCCTGGTGATCGACAAGGAGGCCGGGACGGTCGCCGAGAAGCCGCTCGATCCATCCGAGGGAGGAACCACGTGA
- the phnC gene encoding phosphonate ABC transporter ATP-binding protein, with translation MLRIEQLVKKYKTGDAALRGVDLTVNKGEVLGLIGPSGAGKSTLIRCVNRLVEPTGGRIYLGDEEITAMSGSALRRTRRRIGMIFQEYALVERLTVMENVLSGRLGYVGFWASFARRFPPADVERAFATLDRVGLLDHVDKRADALSGGQRQRVGIARALVQSPDLLLIDEPTASLDPKTSRQVMRLLLELCAERGLGAIVNIHDVALAQMFLPRIVGLRAGEVVYDGPADGLTPEVLTTIYGEEDWSKTGPKEAEDDAHPRTPMPHADEFAAEAP, from the coding sequence ATGCTGCGGATCGAACAGCTCGTCAAGAAGTACAAGACCGGCGACGCCGCCCTGCGCGGCGTCGACCTGACGGTCAACAAGGGCGAGGTGCTGGGGCTGATCGGCCCGTCGGGTGCGGGCAAGTCGACCCTGATCCGCTGCGTCAACCGGCTGGTGGAGCCGACCGGCGGGCGGATCTATCTCGGCGACGAGGAGATCACCGCCATGTCCGGCTCGGCGCTGCGCCGGACAAGGCGGCGGATCGGCATGATCTTCCAGGAGTACGCCCTGGTGGAGCGGCTGACCGTGATGGAGAACGTCCTGTCCGGCAGGCTTGGCTATGTCGGCTTCTGGGCGAGCTTCGCCCGGCGCTTCCCGCCGGCCGACGTGGAGCGGGCGTTCGCGACGCTGGACCGGGTCGGCCTGCTGGACCATGTCGACAAGCGCGCCGACGCGCTATCCGGCGGGCAGCGCCAGCGCGTCGGCATCGCCCGGGCGCTGGTGCAGAGCCCCGATCTCCTGCTGATCGACGAGCCCACCGCCAGCCTCGACCCCAAGACCTCGCGCCAGGTGATGCGCCTGTTGCTGGAGCTGTGCGCCGAGCGGGGGCTGGGAGCGATCGTCAACATCCACGACGTGGCGCTGGCGCAGATGTTCCTCCCCCGCATCGTGGGCCTTCGCGCCGGCGAGGTGGTTTATGACGGGCCGGCCGACGGGCTGACCCCGGAGGTGCTGACCACGATCTACGGCGAGGAGGACTGGTCGAAGACCGGGCCCAAGGAGGCGGAGGACGACGCGCACCCGCGCACGCCGATGCCGCATGCCGACGAGTTCGCGGCCGAGGCGCCATGA
- a CDS encoding primary-amine oxidase: protein MSASTRTRTEQVASHRLAPITPDEITRAVAAVRQSGRLGERGWFETVTLAEPAKQDDGTGRHAFVCAHDPDRGMTMQGLVELAGGRLLRLDDLPGRQARITMDEFIEVGDWVRDHPLFRAALARRGIDDPSLVQVEPWAAGQFGHQEEQGRRLAFTHAWARLHEQDNVYGRPVAGLHLLVDLDRREVLAVKDLDDPPPLGPEPSNYRPGQAGPMRTDLKPLDIVQPDGPSFTVEGYHVRWADWSFHVGWSPREGLILYDLAWMDGPRKRPVMWRGAVSEMVVPYGSPSEGDYRRNAFDVGEYGIGQLADSLKLGCDCLGQIHYFDMTVHDLAGRPTVIEQAVCLHEEDDGILFKHTDLIGGVDVRRGRRLVVSFLVTVGNYVYGVYWSLKLDGTIACEVKATGIVFTSGMRGPGDLAYGTQVAPGVQAHVHQHVFNFRLDMDVDGSANRVRELDFAAAPPGPDNPFGNAILHEGRVFRREGEARGCIDLARARRWRVESAQASNRFGQPTAYELVPGANALPFLTEDSPIRQRAGFMDSHVWVTAFQPDELHAAGWYPNQNPGPDGLPVWQAQDRDLDGTDLVLWYTANLHHLPRPEDFPIQPVVRIGFELVPFGFFDRNPALNVPPASAGTCCGHGAG, encoded by the coding sequence ATGAGTGCCAGCACCCGGACCAGGACCGAACAGGTCGCCTCGCATCGGCTGGCGCCGATCACCCCGGACGAGATCACTCGTGCCGTGGCGGCGGTGCGGCAGAGCGGCCGGCTGGGGGAGCGCGGCTGGTTCGAGACGGTGACGCTGGCGGAGCCGGCCAAGCAGGACGACGGAACCGGCCGCCACGCCTTTGTCTGCGCGCACGACCCCGACCGGGGCATGACCATGCAGGGCCTGGTGGAGCTGGCGGGCGGCCGGCTCCTCCGTCTCGACGACCTGCCCGGGCGGCAGGCGCGGATCACCATGGACGAGTTCATCGAGGTGGGCGACTGGGTCCGCGACCACCCGCTGTTCCGGGCGGCGCTGGCCAGGCGCGGCATCGACGACCCGTCTCTGGTCCAGGTGGAGCCCTGGGCGGCCGGGCAGTTCGGGCACCAGGAGGAGCAGGGCCGGCGGCTGGCCTTCACCCATGCCTGGGCGCGCCTGCACGAGCAGGACAATGTCTATGGCCGCCCGGTCGCCGGGCTGCACCTGCTGGTGGACCTGGACCGGCGCGAGGTCCTGGCGGTCAAGGACCTGGACGACCCGCCGCCGCTGGGGCCGGAGCCGTCCAACTACCGGCCGGGCCAGGCGGGACCGATGCGCACCGACCTGAAGCCGCTCGACATCGTCCAGCCGGACGGGCCGTCCTTCACGGTCGAGGGCTACCATGTCCGCTGGGCGGACTGGTCGTTCCATGTCGGCTGGTCGCCGCGCGAGGGGCTGATCCTCTATGATCTCGCTTGGATGGACGGGCCGCGCAAGCGCCCGGTGATGTGGCGCGGTGCCGTGTCGGAAATGGTGGTGCCCTATGGCTCGCCGTCCGAGGGGGATTACCGGCGCAACGCCTTCGACGTTGGCGAGTACGGGATCGGCCAGCTGGCCGACAGCCTGAAGCTGGGCTGCGACTGCCTGGGGCAGATCCATTATTTCGACATGACCGTCCACGACCTGGCCGGCCGGCCGACCGTGATCGAGCAGGCGGTCTGCCTGCACGAGGAGGACGACGGCATCCTGTTCAAGCACACCGACCTGATCGGCGGGGTCGACGTGCGGCGCGGGCGACGGCTGGTGGTCTCGTTCCTGGTGACGGTCGGCAACTATGTCTACGGGGTCTACTGGTCCCTGAAGCTGGACGGCACCATCGCCTGCGAGGTGAAGGCCACCGGCATCGTGTTCACCAGCGGGATGCGCGGGCCGGGCGACCTCGCCTATGGCACCCAGGTGGCGCCGGGCGTGCAGGCCCATGTCCACCAGCATGTCTTCAACTTCCGCCTGGACATGGATGTCGACGGCAGCGCGAACCGGGTGCGGGAGCTGGACTTCGCCGCGGCGCCTCCCGGCCCGGACAACCCGTTCGGCAATGCCATCCTCCACGAGGGCCGGGTGTTCCGGCGCGAGGGCGAGGCGCGGGGGTGCATCGACCTGGCGAGGGCCAGGCGCTGGCGGGTGGAGAGCGCCCAGGCCAGCAACCGGTTCGGCCAGCCCACCGCCTACGAGCTGGTGCCGGGCGCCAACGCCCTGCCGTTCCTGACGGAGGACTCGCCGATCCGGCAGCGGGCGGGCTTCATGGATTCTCATGTCTGGGTCACCGCCTTCCAGCCGGACGAGCTGCACGCCGCCGGCTGGTACCCGAACCAGAACCCGGGGCCGGACGGGCTGCCGGTCTGGCAGGCGCAGGACCGCGACCTGGACGGGACCGACCTGGTGCTCTGGTACACCGCCAACCTGCACCACCTGCCCCGGCCGGAGGATTTCCCGATCCAGCCGGTGGTGCGGATCGGCTTCGAGCTGGTGCCGTTCGGCTTCTTCGACCGCAACCCGGCGCTGAACGTGCCGCCGGCCTCGGCGGGGACATGCTGCGGGCACGGCGCCGGCTGA
- a CDS encoding thioesterase family protein, with protein sequence MLPLLKIGDRHRFTYRVPADKTVPHLYPESPDWQAMPGVFATGYMVGLIEWACLDHLKPCFEEGEGSLGVLVETSHDAATPPGLLVTVDLEVDKVEGRRIGWTVVLHDGIDPIGRGRHERMVVRWDRFLPKLAAKTPIKACV encoded by the coding sequence TTGCTGCCCCTGCTGAAGATCGGCGACCGCCACCGGTTCACCTACCGCGTCCCGGCCGACAAGACCGTCCCGCATCTCTACCCGGAAAGCCCGGACTGGCAGGCGATGCCTGGCGTGTTCGCCACCGGCTACATGGTGGGCCTGATCGAGTGGGCCTGCCTGGACCACCTCAAGCCCTGCTTCGAGGAGGGCGAGGGTTCGCTGGGCGTCCTGGTCGAGACCAGCCACGACGCCGCCACCCCGCCCGGCCTCCTGGTCACGGTCGACCTCGAGGTCGACAAGGTCGAGGGCCGCCGGATCGGCTGGACCGTCGTCCTGCACGACGGCATCGACCCGATCGGCCGCGGCCGCCACGAGCGCATGGTGGTCCGCTGGGACCGCTTTTTGCCGAAGCTGGCGGCAAAAACTCCAATCAAAGCTTGTGTTTAA
- a CDS encoding SLC13 family permease — translation MTIEQILSFAVLAGMMLLFIWGRIRYDMVAIIALIVAVAVGIVPYEGAFAGFSDEIVIIVGSALVVSAAVARTGVMELVLQRLSPHVRAVPAQVVVLTGTVTLLAAFVKNIGALAIMIPVAFQMARRSNISPSYFLMPMAFGSLLGGLMTLIGTSPNIIVSRLREDMTGVPFRMFDFTPVGLGLSVLGIAFLALGYRLLPPRKGAASMNEALDIKDYITEARVRPESEVVGKSLGDLNKHWDHEVKVTGVVRRNHQRMAPLPDLVVEHGDIMLLQGEPEALERAVKRADLELEGHGTIVESDDADDEVGSIEAIIGPRSFLVGQSAGRLALYDSYEVNLLAVSRSGKRFTERLRDIILQTGDVLLLKGNLNRLPDRLKEFGCLPLARREIRLGNVRNAIVPLAILGSAMLLTALGLVPVAIAFFAAAGFMVLSGSLTLREAYDSVEWPILVMLGALIPVSSAIHTTGGTELIAGWLSMGASLLPAYGALALIMIAAMAVTPFLNNAATVLVMGPIAASFATQLGHTPDAFLMAVAIGAGCDFLTPIGHQCNTLVMGPGGYRFGDYARLGAPLSLLVVLVGVPLIILVWGL, via the coding sequence ATGACGATCGAACAGATCCTTTCCTTTGCCGTCCTAGCCGGCATGATGCTGCTCTTCATCTGGGGGCGGATCCGCTACGACATGGTCGCGATCATCGCGCTGATCGTGGCGGTGGCGGTGGGCATCGTCCCCTATGAGGGGGCGTTCGCCGGGTTCAGCGACGAGATCGTCATCATCGTCGGCAGCGCCCTGGTGGTGAGCGCCGCGGTCGCCCGCACCGGGGTCATGGAACTGGTGCTGCAGCGCCTGTCGCCGCACGTGCGGGCAGTGCCGGCCCAGGTGGTGGTGCTGACCGGCACGGTGACGCTGCTGGCCGCCTTCGTGAAGAACATCGGCGCGCTGGCGATCATGATCCCGGTGGCGTTCCAGATGGCCAGGCGGTCCAACATCTCGCCCTCCTATTTCCTGATGCCGATGGCGTTCGGCTCGCTGCTGGGCGGGCTGATGACCCTGATCGGCACCTCGCCCAACATCATCGTGTCGCGGCTGCGCGAGGACATGACCGGGGTGCCGTTTAGGATGTTCGACTTCACCCCGGTGGGGCTGGGCCTGTCGGTGCTGGGGATCGCCTTCCTGGCGCTGGGCTACCGCCTGCTGCCGCCGCGCAAGGGTGCTGCCTCGATGAACGAGGCGCTGGACATCAAGGACTACATCACCGAGGCGCGGGTCCGCCCGGAATCCGAGGTGGTCGGCAAGAGCCTGGGCGATCTGAACAAGCACTGGGACCATGAGGTCAAGGTGACCGGGGTGGTGCGCCGGAACCACCAGCGCATGGCGCCCCTGCCCGACCTGGTGGTGGAGCATGGCGACATCATGCTCCTGCAGGGCGAGCCGGAGGCCCTGGAGCGGGCGGTCAAGCGCGCCGACCTGGAGCTGGAGGGCCACGGCACCATCGTCGAGAGCGACGATGCCGACGACGAGGTCGGCAGCATCGAGGCGATCATCGGGCCGCGCTCCTTCCTGGTCGGCCAGTCCGCCGGGCGGCTGGCCCTCTACGACAGCTACGAGGTCAACCTCCTGGCGGTCAGCCGCAGCGGCAAGCGGTTCACCGAGCGGCTGCGCGACATCATCCTGCAGACCGGCGACGTGCTGCTGCTCAAGGGCAACCTCAACCGGCTGCCCGACCGGCTGAAGGAGTTCGGCTGCCTGCCGCTGGCCAGGCGCGAGATCCGGCTGGGCAACGTGCGCAACGCCATCGTGCCGCTGGCGATCCTGGGCAGCGCCATGCTGCTGACCGCGCTGGGCCTGGTGCCGGTGGCGATCGCCTTCTTCGCCGCCGCCGGGTTCATGGTGCTGTCCGGCTCGCTGACCCTGCGGGAAGCCTACGATTCGGTGGAGTGGCCGATCCTGGTGATGCTGGGCGCGCTGATCCCGGTCAGCAGCGCCATCCACACCACCGGCGGCACCGAGCTGATCGCCGGCTGGCTGTCGATGGGGGCCAGCCTGCTGCCGGCCTATGGGGCGCTGGCGCTGATCATGATCGCGGCGATGGCGGTGACGCCGTTCCTGAACAACGCCGCGACCGTGCTGGTGATGGGCCCGATCGCCGCCAGCTTCGCCACCCAGCTGGGCCACACCCCCGACGCCTTCCTGATGGCGGTGGCGATAGGTGCCGGCTGCGACTTCCTCACGCCGATCGGCCACCAGTGCAACACGCTGGTGATGGGGCCGGGCGGCTACCGGTTCGGCGACTATGCCCGGCTGGGCGCACCGCTCTCGCTGCTGGTGGTGCTGGTGGGCGTGCCGCTGATCATCCTGGTCTGGGGGTTGTAG